A single region of the Musa acuminata AAA Group cultivar baxijiao chromosome BXJ1-11, Cavendish_Baxijiao_AAA, whole genome shotgun sequence genome encodes:
- the LOC135585168 gene encoding receptor-like cytoplasmic kinase 176 isoform X4, translating to MILAPRRHADAGEDSPHGSRKGNVLNSSSSRVSASSVPPTPRSEGEILTSSNLKSFTFNELRTATRNFRPDSVLGEGGFGSVFKGWINEHTLAAAKPGTGMVIAVKKLNQEGFQGHKEWLAEVNYLSQLSHPNLVKLIGYCLEDEQRLLVYEFMSRGSLENHLFRRSSYYQPLSWNLRMKVALGAAKGLAFLHSSKAKVIYRDFKTSNVLLDSNYNAKLSDFGLAKDGPTGDKSHVSTRVMGTYGYAAPEYLATGHLTAKSDVYSFGVVLLEILTGRRAIDKNRPTGEHKLVEWAKPHLASKRKIISILDSRLRAQYSLAGAQKIAGLAVRCLSMVTKHRPTMDQVVVALEQLQHGKDAERNPETEQNSSGQRPAMPRWRSWEDVGNRKIAHPRPSASSLPT from the exons ATGATCCTGGCACCAAGGAGACATGCAGATGCAG GAGAGGACTCTCCACATGGGAGCAGGAAGGGAAACGTTTTAAACAGTTCCAGCAGCAGGGTGTCTGCGTCCTCCGTGCCGCCGACTCCACGGAGTGAGGGTGAGATCTTGACGTCATCCAATCTGAAGAGCTTCACCTTCAATGAACTCAGAACTGCCACCAGGAATTTCCGGCCAGACAGTGTGTTGGGAGAGGGAGGCTTTGGTTCAGTCTTCAAGGGATGGATCAATGAGCACACGTTGGCAGCAGCTAAGCCTGGGACTGGAATGGTTATCGCTGTGAAGAAACTCAACCAGGAAGGTTTCCAGGGTCACAAAGAATGGTTG GCGGAGGTTAATTACTTGAGTCAGCTGTCTCATCCTAACCTTGTAAAGCTTATTGGGTACTGCTTGGAGGATGAACAAAGACTTCTTGTGTATGAATTCATGTCTCGGGGAAGCTTGGAGAATCATCTCTTCCGGA GGAGTTCATACTATCAGCCACTCTCCTGGAACCTCCGCATGAAGGTTGCTCTGGGAGCTGCAAAAGGACTTGCTTTTCTGCATAGCAGCAAGGCGAAAGTCATTTATCGTGATTTCAAAACCTCCAATGTGCTTCTTGATTCA AATTATAATGCAAAGCTTTCTGATTTCGGATTGGCGAAAGATGGTCCTACTGGTGATAAAAGCCATGTTTCTACAAGGGTCATGGGGACATATGGATATGCTGCTCCTGAGTATCTTGCAACAG GACATTTGACTGCCAAGAGTGATGTCTATAGCTTTGGAGTTGTTCTTCTCGAGATATTGACTGGCCGACGTGCCATCGACAAGAACCGCCCCACCGGAGAGCACAAATTGGTGGAGTGGGCGAAGCCTCATCTTGCGAGCAAGCGAAAGATCATCAGCATCCTGGATTCCAGATTGAGAGCACAGTACTCACTGGCAGGAGCCCAGAAAATAGCCGGTCTCGCAGTCCGGTGCCTGTCCATGGTAACAAAGCACAGGCCAACCATGGATCAAGTGGTGGTGGCATTGGAGCAACTTCAGCATGGCAAGGACGCCGAGAGAAACCCCGAGACCGAACAGAACTCAAGTGGCCAACGGCCTGCCATGCCTCGTTGGAGAAGCTGGGAAGACGTAGGGAATAGAAAGATTGCTCATCCAAGGCCATCGGCTTCCTCGCTCCCTACTTAG
- the LOC135585168 gene encoding receptor-like cytoplasmic kinase 176 isoform X1, with amino-acid sequence MSSRLGCSPMGNCWGAKVKAENPSHDVFASDTVFECLGEDSPHGSRKGNVLNSSSSRVSASSVPPTPRSEGEILTSSNLKSFTFNELRTATRNFRPDSVLGEGGFGSVFKGWINEHTLAAAKPGTGMVIAVKKLNQEGFQGHKEWLAEVNYLSQLSHPNLVKLIGYCLEDEQRLLVYEFMSRGSLENHLFRRSSYYQPLSWNLRMKVALGAAKGLAFLHSSKAKVIYRDFKTSNVLLDSNYNAKLSDFGLAKDGPTGDKSHVSTRVMGTYGYAAPEYLATGHLTAKSDVYSFGVVLLEILTGRRAIDKNRPTGEHKLVEWAKPHLASKRKIISILDSRLRAQYSLAGAQKIAGLAVRCLSMVTKHRPTMDQVVVALEQLQHGKDAERNPETEQNSSGQRPAMPRWRSWEDVGNRKIAHPRPSASSLPT; translated from the exons ATGTCGTCACGCTTGGGTTGTTCTCCGATGGGTAATTGCTGGGGCGCTAAGGTCAAGGCGGAGAACCCCTCCCACGACGTCTTCGCTTCAG ACACTGTATTTGAATGCCTAGGAGAGGACTCTCCACATGGGAGCAGGAAGGGAAACGTTTTAAACAGTTCCAGCAGCAGGGTGTCTGCGTCCTCCGTGCCGCCGACTCCACGGAGTGAGGGTGAGATCTTGACGTCATCCAATCTGAAGAGCTTCACCTTCAATGAACTCAGAACTGCCACCAGGAATTTCCGGCCAGACAGTGTGTTGGGAGAGGGAGGCTTTGGTTCAGTCTTCAAGGGATGGATCAATGAGCACACGTTGGCAGCAGCTAAGCCTGGGACTGGAATGGTTATCGCTGTGAAGAAACTCAACCAGGAAGGTTTCCAGGGTCACAAAGAATGGTTG GCGGAGGTTAATTACTTGAGTCAGCTGTCTCATCCTAACCTTGTAAAGCTTATTGGGTACTGCTTGGAGGATGAACAAAGACTTCTTGTGTATGAATTCATGTCTCGGGGAAGCTTGGAGAATCATCTCTTCCGGA GGAGTTCATACTATCAGCCACTCTCCTGGAACCTCCGCATGAAGGTTGCTCTGGGAGCTGCAAAAGGACTTGCTTTTCTGCATAGCAGCAAGGCGAAAGTCATTTATCGTGATTTCAAAACCTCCAATGTGCTTCTTGATTCA AATTATAATGCAAAGCTTTCTGATTTCGGATTGGCGAAAGATGGTCCTACTGGTGATAAAAGCCATGTTTCTACAAGGGTCATGGGGACATATGGATATGCTGCTCCTGAGTATCTTGCAACAG GACATTTGACTGCCAAGAGTGATGTCTATAGCTTTGGAGTTGTTCTTCTCGAGATATTGACTGGCCGACGTGCCATCGACAAGAACCGCCCCACCGGAGAGCACAAATTGGTGGAGTGGGCGAAGCCTCATCTTGCGAGCAAGCGAAAGATCATCAGCATCCTGGATTCCAGATTGAGAGCACAGTACTCACTGGCAGGAGCCCAGAAAATAGCCGGTCTCGCAGTCCGGTGCCTGTCCATGGTAACAAAGCACAGGCCAACCATGGATCAAGTGGTGGTGGCATTGGAGCAACTTCAGCATGGCAAGGACGCCGAGAGAAACCCCGAGACCGAACAGAACTCAAGTGGCCAACGGCCTGCCATGCCTCGTTGGAGAAGCTGGGAAGACGTAGGGAATAGAAAGATTGCTCATCCAAGGCCATCGGCTTCCTCGCTCCCTACTTAG
- the LOC135585168 gene encoding receptor-like cytoplasmic kinase 176 isoform X3 → MILAPRRHADADTVFECLGEDSPHGSRKGNVLNSSSSRVSASSVPPTPRSEGEILTSSNLKSFTFNELRTATRNFRPDSVLGEGGFGSVFKGWINEHTLAAAKPGTGMVIAVKKLNQEGFQGHKEWLAEVNYLSQLSHPNLVKLIGYCLEDEQRLLVYEFMSRGSLENHLFRRSSYYQPLSWNLRMKVALGAAKGLAFLHSSKAKVIYRDFKTSNVLLDSNYNAKLSDFGLAKDGPTGDKSHVSTRVMGTYGYAAPEYLATGHLTAKSDVYSFGVVLLEILTGRRAIDKNRPTGEHKLVEWAKPHLASKRKIISILDSRLRAQYSLAGAQKIAGLAVRCLSMVTKHRPTMDQVVVALEQLQHGKDAERNPETEQNSSGQRPAMPRWRSWEDVGNRKIAHPRPSASSLPT, encoded by the exons ATGATCCTGGCACCAAGGAGACATGCAGATGCAG ACACTGTATTTGAATGCCTAGGAGAGGACTCTCCACATGGGAGCAGGAAGGGAAACGTTTTAAACAGTTCCAGCAGCAGGGTGTCTGCGTCCTCCGTGCCGCCGACTCCACGGAGTGAGGGTGAGATCTTGACGTCATCCAATCTGAAGAGCTTCACCTTCAATGAACTCAGAACTGCCACCAGGAATTTCCGGCCAGACAGTGTGTTGGGAGAGGGAGGCTTTGGTTCAGTCTTCAAGGGATGGATCAATGAGCACACGTTGGCAGCAGCTAAGCCTGGGACTGGAATGGTTATCGCTGTGAAGAAACTCAACCAGGAAGGTTTCCAGGGTCACAAAGAATGGTTG GCGGAGGTTAATTACTTGAGTCAGCTGTCTCATCCTAACCTTGTAAAGCTTATTGGGTACTGCTTGGAGGATGAACAAAGACTTCTTGTGTATGAATTCATGTCTCGGGGAAGCTTGGAGAATCATCTCTTCCGGA GGAGTTCATACTATCAGCCACTCTCCTGGAACCTCCGCATGAAGGTTGCTCTGGGAGCTGCAAAAGGACTTGCTTTTCTGCATAGCAGCAAGGCGAAAGTCATTTATCGTGATTTCAAAACCTCCAATGTGCTTCTTGATTCA AATTATAATGCAAAGCTTTCTGATTTCGGATTGGCGAAAGATGGTCCTACTGGTGATAAAAGCCATGTTTCTACAAGGGTCATGGGGACATATGGATATGCTGCTCCTGAGTATCTTGCAACAG GACATTTGACTGCCAAGAGTGATGTCTATAGCTTTGGAGTTGTTCTTCTCGAGATATTGACTGGCCGACGTGCCATCGACAAGAACCGCCCCACCGGAGAGCACAAATTGGTGGAGTGGGCGAAGCCTCATCTTGCGAGCAAGCGAAAGATCATCAGCATCCTGGATTCCAGATTGAGAGCACAGTACTCACTGGCAGGAGCCCAGAAAATAGCCGGTCTCGCAGTCCGGTGCCTGTCCATGGTAACAAAGCACAGGCCAACCATGGATCAAGTGGTGGTGGCATTGGAGCAACTTCAGCATGGCAAGGACGCCGAGAGAAACCCCGAGACCGAACAGAACTCAAGTGGCCAACGGCCTGCCATGCCTCGTTGGAGAAGCTGGGAAGACGTAGGGAATAGAAAGATTGCTCATCCAAGGCCATCGGCTTCCTCGCTCCCTACTTAG
- the LOC135585168 gene encoding receptor-like cytoplasmic kinase 176 isoform X2, with the protein MSSRLGCSPMGNCWGAKVKAENPSHDVFASGEDSPHGSRKGNVLNSSSSRVSASSVPPTPRSEGEILTSSNLKSFTFNELRTATRNFRPDSVLGEGGFGSVFKGWINEHTLAAAKPGTGMVIAVKKLNQEGFQGHKEWLAEVNYLSQLSHPNLVKLIGYCLEDEQRLLVYEFMSRGSLENHLFRRSSYYQPLSWNLRMKVALGAAKGLAFLHSSKAKVIYRDFKTSNVLLDSNYNAKLSDFGLAKDGPTGDKSHVSTRVMGTYGYAAPEYLATGHLTAKSDVYSFGVVLLEILTGRRAIDKNRPTGEHKLVEWAKPHLASKRKIISILDSRLRAQYSLAGAQKIAGLAVRCLSMVTKHRPTMDQVVVALEQLQHGKDAERNPETEQNSSGQRPAMPRWRSWEDVGNRKIAHPRPSASSLPT; encoded by the exons ATGTCGTCACGCTTGGGTTGTTCTCCGATGGGTAATTGCTGGGGCGCTAAGGTCAAGGCGGAGAACCCCTCCCACGACGTCTTCGCTTCAG GAGAGGACTCTCCACATGGGAGCAGGAAGGGAAACGTTTTAAACAGTTCCAGCAGCAGGGTGTCTGCGTCCTCCGTGCCGCCGACTCCACGGAGTGAGGGTGAGATCTTGACGTCATCCAATCTGAAGAGCTTCACCTTCAATGAACTCAGAACTGCCACCAGGAATTTCCGGCCAGACAGTGTGTTGGGAGAGGGAGGCTTTGGTTCAGTCTTCAAGGGATGGATCAATGAGCACACGTTGGCAGCAGCTAAGCCTGGGACTGGAATGGTTATCGCTGTGAAGAAACTCAACCAGGAAGGTTTCCAGGGTCACAAAGAATGGTTG GCGGAGGTTAATTACTTGAGTCAGCTGTCTCATCCTAACCTTGTAAAGCTTATTGGGTACTGCTTGGAGGATGAACAAAGACTTCTTGTGTATGAATTCATGTCTCGGGGAAGCTTGGAGAATCATCTCTTCCGGA GGAGTTCATACTATCAGCCACTCTCCTGGAACCTCCGCATGAAGGTTGCTCTGGGAGCTGCAAAAGGACTTGCTTTTCTGCATAGCAGCAAGGCGAAAGTCATTTATCGTGATTTCAAAACCTCCAATGTGCTTCTTGATTCA AATTATAATGCAAAGCTTTCTGATTTCGGATTGGCGAAAGATGGTCCTACTGGTGATAAAAGCCATGTTTCTACAAGGGTCATGGGGACATATGGATATGCTGCTCCTGAGTATCTTGCAACAG GACATTTGACTGCCAAGAGTGATGTCTATAGCTTTGGAGTTGTTCTTCTCGAGATATTGACTGGCCGACGTGCCATCGACAAGAACCGCCCCACCGGAGAGCACAAATTGGTGGAGTGGGCGAAGCCTCATCTTGCGAGCAAGCGAAAGATCATCAGCATCCTGGATTCCAGATTGAGAGCACAGTACTCACTGGCAGGAGCCCAGAAAATAGCCGGTCTCGCAGTCCGGTGCCTGTCCATGGTAACAAAGCACAGGCCAACCATGGATCAAGTGGTGGTGGCATTGGAGCAACTTCAGCATGGCAAGGACGCCGAGAGAAACCCCGAGACCGAACAGAACTCAAGTGGCCAACGGCCTGCCATGCCTCGTTGGAGAAGCTGGGAAGACGTAGGGAATAGAAAGATTGCTCATCCAAGGCCATCGGCTTCCTCGCTCCCTACTTAG
- the LOC103972301 gene encoding PGR5-like protein 1B, chloroplastic — MPLSSSSSSSSAAAAAPAFHVLRARPLSAHDRLRPRPRGGGRRSFSPVLAVAADAPSCLYVGPIETASKEMLEALYQQARDSYYNGKPLIVDAMFDKIELKLRLYGSKSVVKYPRCSLRRQSTYADAEEDPSQAFALASVCEISTFGSLMMVNKTLILGLGHLVGYPLAFASIQALQGLWRNELVAMKGSCPNCGEEVFTFVRAENSTGRPHRAACHVCECSLEFQTKVEQSFTVAGKRWVYGRVYLVQQT, encoded by the exons ATGCCCctgtcctcctcctcgtcctcgtcctccgcAGCGGCAGCCGCCCCCGCCTTCCACGTCCTCCGCGCCCGCCCCCTTTCCGCGCACGACCGGCTCCGGCCGCGGCCCCGCGGCGGCGGCCGAAGGTCGTTCTCCCCGGTACTCGCGGTCGCGGCGGATGCCCCCTCCTGCCTCTACGTCGGCCCTATCGAGACCGCCAGTAAGGAGATGCTGGAGGCCCTCTATCAGCAG GCACGAGATTCATATTACAATGGTAAACCTTTGATTGTTGATGCGATGTTTGATAAAATTGAG TTGAAGTTGCGGCTGTATGGTTCAAAATCTGTTGTTAAGTATCCTCGATGTAGCCTCAGGCGACAATCAACCTATGCAGATGCTGAG GAAGATCCTTCACAAGCTTTTGCTTTAGCAAGTGTTTG TGAAATATCGACATTTGGATCGCTTATGATGGTTAACAAAACTCTAATATTGGGACTGGGACATCTGGTTGGTTATCCTCTTGCATTTGCTTCAA TCCAAGCATTGCAAGGTCTTTGGAGGAATGAACTGGTTGCAATGAAAGGCTCATGCCCGAACTGTGGGGAGGAG GTCTTTACTTTTGTTAGGGCAGAAAACTCGACCGGACGTCCTCACCGTGCAGCTTGTCATGTATGTGAGTGCTCCTTGGAGTTTCAAACAAAGGTGGAG CAATCCTTCACGGTTGCTGGTAAGCGCTGGGTTTATGGTCGAGTATACCTGGTTCAACAGACCTAA